The following coding sequences lie in one Lysobacter capsici genomic window:
- a CDS encoding serine/threonine-protein kinase, with the protein MTPDQFARIEHAFHAALARPPGERSQYLLDHEPDPEVRAAVQRLLDRVTADHGDGDGEAPADPLSDRLAAAFAAQAAAGAPPTIGPYRLLHELGAGGMGTVFLAEREAGDGVQRLALKLLHGLPTQSAIRRMARERGLLASLDHPLIARHIDGGLTQAGQPYLVMDYVEGVPLHQHLAEAPGALRARLQLFLGLCDAVQHAHQRLVLHRDLKPSNIVVRPDGRPALLDFGIATLIAGDGDDPAQTATVAFTPGYGAPEQRRGEIATTATDVFGLGALLFDLLTGRKLSDLRGRDGPVPAPSRHVDDAALRRGLRGDLDRIVLTACAEDPGERYATVAALADDVRRYLDGLPISVAGGGPLYRLRKFVARHRLATAAALLAAVAAGLFVWRLEVERQRAFAAERVAQASRLRAEREAGYTEASRQFLASVLAQTSPNTLRGEPITVSALLARAAEQLQADTRQDDATRAVAWLTIAEVYDATHDPRPGLAAAERAGALLARHSPADPELHARLLSVRGSLLSALERHDQALTTLHELVALRERQRAEPPVLTQAYLDYIEAALQAGRDDEVETYARRGLAVLDAAGDKTSEQRAGLLLALVAPPLRANDLVEAERRLQAAQRLAKTAWDADNLSWFHLHRLTAQLREEQVRHPEALAEGEQALRIAYRVYGERSRFTFEVENDLANTLNVLGRSKEAIEHYERGRAIALAIGLDPQTVAMLEINMGGVYGESLAQYDRAVEIETSALERLRDQHEPIALPWRARGHMVRAVAYSRLQRFDQAYADFDAAIALQRQARDGDRAIGTQLRLVQTLVMNKLFDRAQRNLDQARAEVNVATQPEDINYLPGIASLAAQIAMGRGDLKQAAVFADEALQRAAQSPAYKNPVMLSKIQLLAADVALRQGRRPDARKLLEQAIALMRLNLEADAPPLREAEKKLREASL; encoded by the coding sequence ATGACCCCGGACCAGTTCGCCCGGATCGAACACGCCTTCCATGCGGCGCTGGCCCGGCCGCCGGGCGAGCGCAGCCAGTACCTGCTCGACCACGAACCCGATCCCGAGGTGCGCGCGGCGGTGCAGCGTCTGCTCGACCGCGTCACCGCGGACCACGGCGATGGCGACGGCGAGGCACCCGCCGATCCGCTGTCGGACCGGCTGGCCGCGGCCTTCGCCGCCCAGGCCGCGGCCGGCGCGCCGCCGACGATCGGCCCGTACCGGCTGCTGCACGAACTCGGCGCCGGCGGCATGGGCACGGTGTTCCTGGCCGAACGCGAGGCCGGCGACGGCGTGCAGCGGCTCGCGCTGAAACTGCTGCACGGCCTGCCGACCCAGTCCGCGATCCGGCGCATGGCGCGCGAACGCGGCCTGCTCGCGAGCCTGGACCATCCGCTGATCGCGCGTCACATCGACGGCGGCCTGACCCAGGCCGGCCAGCCGTATCTGGTCATGGACTATGTCGAAGGCGTGCCGCTGCACCAGCACCTGGCCGAGGCGCCCGGCGCGCTGCGTGCGCGCCTGCAGTTGTTCCTCGGCCTGTGCGACGCGGTCCAGCACGCGCATCAGCGCCTGGTGCTACACCGCGACCTCAAGCCGTCGAACATCGTGGTCCGCCCCGACGGCCGGCCGGCGCTGCTGGATTTCGGCATCGCCACCCTGATCGCCGGCGACGGCGACGACCCGGCCCAGACCGCCACCGTCGCCTTCACCCCGGGCTATGGCGCGCCCGAGCAACGCCGCGGCGAGATCGCCACCACCGCCACCGACGTGTTCGGCCTGGGCGCCCTGCTGTTCGACCTGCTGACCGGGCGCAAGCTGTCGGACCTGCGCGGCCGCGACGGCCCGGTGCCGGCGCCGAGCCGCCACGTCGACGACGCCGCGCTGCGCCGCGGCCTGCGCGGCGACCTCGACCGGATCGTGCTGACCGCCTGCGCCGAAGACCCCGGCGAACGCTACGCCACCGTCGCCGCGCTCGCCGACGACGTGCGCCGCTACCTCGACGGCCTGCCGATTTCGGTCGCCGGCGGCGGCCCGCTGTACCGGCTGCGCAAGTTCGTCGCCCGCCACCGACTGGCGACCGCGGCGGCGTTGCTCGCCGCGGTCGCGGCCGGGCTGTTCGTGTGGCGGCTGGAAGTGGAACGCCAGCGCGCGTTCGCCGCCGAGCGCGTCGCCCAGGCCTCGCGCCTGCGCGCCGAGCGCGAAGCCGGCTACACCGAGGCTTCGCGCCAGTTCCTTGCCTCGGTGCTCGCGCAGACCTCGCCGAACACCCTGCGCGGCGAACCGATCACGGTCTCGGCGCTGCTGGCGCGCGCGGCCGAGCAGTTGCAGGCCGACACCCGCCAGGACGACGCCACCCGCGCGGTCGCCTGGCTCACCATCGCCGAGGTCTACGACGCCACCCACGACCCCCGGCCCGGCCTGGCCGCGGCCGAACGCGCCGGCGCGCTGCTCGCCAGACACTCGCCGGCCGACCCCGAACTGCATGCGCGCCTGCTCAGCGTGCGCGGTTCGCTGCTCAGCGCACTGGAGCGCCACGACCAGGCGCTCACGACCCTGCACGAACTCGTCGCCCTGCGCGAACGCCAGCGCGCCGAGCCGCCGGTGCTGACCCAGGCCTACCTGGACTACATCGAGGCCGCGCTGCAGGCCGGCCGCGACGATGAAGTCGAGACCTATGCGCGGCGCGGCCTGGCCGTGCTCGACGCGGCCGGCGACAAAACTTCCGAACAGCGCGCCGGCCTTCTGCTCGCCCTGGTCGCACCGCCACTGCGCGCCAACGACCTGGTCGAAGCCGAACGCCGGCTGCAAGCCGCGCAGCGCCTGGCGAAGACCGCTTGGGACGCCGACAACCTGAGCTGGTTCCACCTGCACCGGCTGACCGCGCAACTGCGCGAGGAGCAGGTGCGCCACCCCGAAGCGCTGGCCGAGGGCGAGCAGGCGCTGCGCATCGCCTACCGCGTCTACGGCGAACGCAGCCGCTTCACCTTCGAGGTCGAGAACGACCTCGCCAACACCTTGAACGTGCTCGGCCGCAGCAAGGAAGCGATCGAACACTACGAGCGCGGCCGCGCGATCGCGCTGGCGATCGGGCTCGACCCGCAGACCGTGGCGATGCTGGAAATCAACATGGGCGGCGTCTACGGCGAATCGCTCGCGCAATACGACCGCGCGGTCGAGATCGAAACCAGCGCGCTCGAACGCCTGCGCGACCAGCACGAGCCGATCGCGCTGCCGTGGCGCGCGCGCGGTCACATGGTGCGCGCGGTGGCCTACAGCCGGCTGCAGCGTTTCGATCAGGCCTACGCCGATTTCGACGCCGCCATCGCCCTGCAGCGCCAGGCCCGCGACGGCGACCGCGCGATCGGCACGCAGCTGCGGCTGGTGCAGACCCTGGTCATGAACAAATTGTTCGATCGCGCCCAGCGCAATCTGGACCAGGCGCGCGCCGAAGTGAACGTGGCGACCCAGCCCGAGGACATCAACTACCTGCCCGGGATCGCCTCGCTGGCCGCGCAGATCGCGATGGGCCGCGGCGACCTCAAGCAGGCGGCGGTGTTCGCCGACGAAGCGCTGCAACGCGCCGCGCAGAGTCCGGCCTACAAGAACCCGGTGATGCTGTCGAAGATCCAGTTGCTCGCCGCCGACGTGGCGCTGCGCCAGGGCCGCCGTCCGGACGCGCGCAAGCTGCTGGAGCAGGCGATCGCGCTGATGCGGCTGAACTTGGAAGCCGATGCGCCGCCGTTGCGCGAGGCCGAAAAGAAACTGCGCGAAGCCTCGTTGTGA
- a CDS encoding ECF-type sigma factor, producing the protein MTRLLHAYRAGDASARDALYALVYGELKGIAIRRLARMGRSIIDPTELVNEALLRLLDDRIQAQDRQHFFRIAATAIRCTLIDVIRQRQAEKRGGDVVITAFDPARESAPHGPTPDQRWLEVEDALVALDKPYPRQCRVIELAFLVGLKQQEIADALAINVRTVERDLRFAKAWLREQLAP; encoded by the coding sequence GTGACCCGTCTGCTGCATGCCTATCGCGCCGGCGACGCGTCCGCGCGCGATGCGTTGTACGCACTGGTCTACGGCGAACTCAAGGGCATCGCGATCCGTCGCCTCGCGCGCATGGGCCGCTCGATCATCGACCCGACCGAACTGGTCAACGAAGCCCTGCTGCGCCTGCTCGACGACCGCATCCAGGCGCAGGACCGCCAGCATTTCTTCCGCATCGCCGCGACCGCGATCCGCTGCACCCTGATCGACGTGATCCGCCAGCGCCAGGCCGAGAAACGCGGCGGCGACGTGGTGATCACCGCGTTCGATCCGGCGCGCGAATCGGCGCCGCACGGCCCGACCCCGGACCAGCGCTGGCTGGAGGTCGAAGACGCGCTGGTCGCGCTCGACAAACCCTATCCGCGCCAATGCCGGGTGATCGAGCTGGCGTTCCTGGTCGGGCTCAAGCAGCAGGAAATCGCCGACGCCCTGGCGATCAACGTGCGCACGGTCGAACGCGACCTGCGCTTCGCCAAGGCCTGGCTGCGCGAACAGCTCGCGCCATGA
- a CDS encoding transporter, translated as MNPGSIPLCVAALIGLGAAAPAHAADDAPSFDRPGIAFSTATLPKGGFAWEQGLPDFQRDDDGGTRSTQYNANTTLRLGLSDTVELQLATSPYNYLRERDSDGGRRSRHGAGDTGLALKAALPSSHDKFSWAVLGAVTAASGARDFSNGATQYTLGTTLGYDFSERVSGALYFNLDRSDGEDTWTWSPSVSVAVNDRVGVYLEAGLSHTDHQSTTSVAGTGVTWMATSRVQLDASLDWGLDRDSPDLQGGIGVAVFFD; from the coding sequence ATGAACCCGGGTTCGATCCCGCTGTGCGTGGCCGCGCTGATCGGCCTGGGCGCGGCCGCGCCGGCCCACGCCGCCGACGACGCGCCGTCGTTCGACCGCCCCGGCATCGCGTTTTCCACCGCCACCTTGCCCAAGGGCGGTTTCGCCTGGGAGCAGGGCCTGCCTGATTTCCAGCGCGACGACGACGGCGGCACCCGCAGCACCCAGTACAACGCCAACACCACCTTGCGCCTGGGCCTGAGCGACACGGTCGAGCTGCAACTGGCGACCTCGCCGTACAACTATCTGCGCGAACGCGACAGCGACGGCGGCCGCCGCTCGCGCCACGGCGCCGGCGACACCGGGCTGGCGTTGAAGGCCGCGCTGCCGTCCTCGCACGACAAGTTTTCCTGGGCCGTGCTCGGCGCGGTCACCGCCGCCAGCGGCGCGCGCGATTTCAGCAACGGCGCCACCCAGTACACGCTCGGCACCACCCTGGGTTACGACTTCAGCGAGCGCGTGTCCGGCGCGCTGTACTTCAACCTGGACCGCAGCGACGGCGAGGACACCTGGACCTGGTCGCCGAGCGTCAGCGTCGCCGTGAACGACCGCGTCGGCGTCTACCTCGAAGCCGGCCTGTCGCACACCGATCACCAATCCACGACGTCGGTCGCCGGCACCGGCGTGACCTGGATGGCGACCTCGCGCGTGCAGCTCGACGCATCGCTGGACTGGGGGCTGGACCGCGACAGCCCCGACCTGCAGGGCGGGATCGGCGTGGCCGTGTTCTTCGACTGA
- a CDS encoding rhomboid family intramembrane serine protease — translation MQLPTEAPIPDTPAQRKADRRRLLRALNASLAFVLLLVAVFAAQGSFDVRAFTVQPWSLHGLIGLLTAPLLHGSVEHLAANATSLLLLGTLAGAVYPKATVRALPIVWLGSGIGAWLLGDPGSYHLGASGVTHGLMFLVMTLGLLRRDRPSIAAAMIAFLLYGGMLLTVLPREIGVSWQAHLGGAVAGVIAAFVFRLRDPLPPRKRYSWEDEDESMVPAHEELEPPSPREVPVLWNRPDHQTGVVLRFPPRNGQEE, via the coding sequence ATGCAACTGCCCACCGAAGCCCCCATCCCCGACACCCCGGCCCAGCGCAAGGCCGACCGCCGCCGCCTGCTGCGCGCGCTCAACGCCAGCCTGGCGTTCGTGCTGTTGCTGGTGGCGGTGTTCGCCGCCCAGGGCAGCTTCGACGTGCGCGCCTTCACCGTGCAGCCGTGGTCGCTGCACGGTCTGATCGGGCTGCTGACCGCGCCGCTGCTGCACGGCTCGGTCGAGCATCTGGCCGCCAATGCGACGTCCTTGCTGCTGCTCGGCACCCTGGCCGGCGCGGTCTATCCCAAGGCGACGGTCCGCGCGCTGCCGATCGTATGGCTGGGCTCGGGCATCGGCGCGTGGCTGCTCGGCGATCCGGGCAGTTATCACCTCGGCGCCAGCGGCGTGACCCATGGCCTGATGTTCCTGGTCATGACCCTGGGCCTGTTGCGCCGCGACCGGCCCTCGATCGCCGCGGCGATGATCGCGTTCCTGCTGTACGGCGGCATGCTGCTGACCGTGCTGCCGCGCGAGATCGGCGTGTCCTGGCAGGCCCACCTGGGCGGCGCGGTGGCCGGCGTGATCGCCGCCTTCGTGTTCCGCCTACGCGACCCGCTGCCGCCGCGCAAGCGCTACAGCTGGGAAGACGAGGACGAATCGATGGTGCCGGCGCACGAGGAACTCGAGCCGCCGAGCCCGCGCGAGGTGCCGGTGCTGTGGAATCGCCCGGATCACCAGACCGGCGTGGTGCTGCGGTTTCCGCCGCGCAACGGGCAGGAAGAATAA
- a CDS encoding class I SAM-dependent rRNA methyltransferase, translating into MNNEIPTVRLKNAWKSTHPWIFQRLVDKPAQRPKPGAIVNVVGVDGVWIGRGFYNGHSRIALRMLENDPDVEVDAEWFARKIAASVSLRRDVLKLDEVSDAWRVVHSEGDGISGLVVDRYGDLLVVEYFSAGAFRHREWIYDALRAQFPGCRFYAFADEHVQKQESFDFRGTEAVPPSTITEYGIKFRADPAGAHKTGFFADQRENREWLSQQVAGKRVLDLCCNTGGFGVYAKVRGAEEVIGVDIDADVLNIAKGNAKLNGANVKFVQADIFPYLRDMGNAGEQFDVVILDPAKMTRDREQVIAALKKYLDMNKLALGVVKPGGLFATFSCTGLVSEDQFLDMLRRAAFYAGRTVQVLKVSGAGADHPWLAQVPESRYLKAVFCRVLD; encoded by the coding sequence ATGAATAACGAAATCCCCACCGTACGCCTCAAGAACGCCTGGAAATCCACCCACCCCTGGATCTTCCAGCGCCTGGTCGACAAGCCCGCCCAGCGGCCCAAACCCGGCGCCATCGTCAACGTGGTCGGGGTCGACGGCGTCTGGATCGGCCGCGGCTTCTACAACGGCCATTCGCGCATCGCCCTGCGCATGCTCGAAAACGACCCGGACGTCGAAGTCGACGCCGAGTGGTTCGCGCGCAAGATTGCCGCGTCCGTGTCGCTGCGCCGCGACGTGCTCAAGCTCGACGAGGTCAGCGACGCCTGGCGCGTGGTGCACAGCGAGGGCGACGGGATCAGCGGCCTGGTGGTGGACCGTTACGGCGATCTGTTGGTGGTCGAATACTTCAGCGCCGGCGCGTTCCGCCATCGCGAATGGATCTACGACGCGCTGCGCGCGCAGTTCCCCGGCTGCCGCTTCTACGCCTTCGCCGACGAGCACGTGCAGAAGCAGGAAAGCTTCGACTTCCGCGGCACCGAGGCGGTCCCGCCGTCGACCATCACCGAGTACGGCATCAAGTTCCGCGCCGATCCGGCTGGCGCGCACAAGACCGGTTTCTTCGCCGACCAGCGCGAGAACCGCGAGTGGCTGTCGCAGCAGGTCGCCGGCAAGCGCGTGCTCGACCTGTGCTGCAACACCGGCGGCTTCGGCGTCTACGCCAAGGTGCGCGGTGCCGAGGAAGTGATCGGCGTGGACATCGACGCCGACGTGCTCAACATCGCCAAGGGCAACGCCAAGCTCAACGGCGCCAACGTCAAGTTCGTCCAGGCCGACATCTTCCCGTACCTGCGCGACATGGGTAACGCCGGCGAGCAGTTCGACGTGGTGATCCTCGATCCGGCCAAGATGACCCGCGACCGCGAGCAGGTGATCGCCGCGCTGAAGAAGTACCTCGACATGAACAAGCTGGCGCTGGGCGTGGTCAAGCCCGGCGGTTTGTTCGCGACCTTCTCCTGCACGGGCCTGGTCAGCGAAGACCAGTTCCTCGACATGCTGCGCCGGGCCGCGTTCTATGCCGGCCGCACCGTGCAGGTGCTGAAGGTGTCGGGCGCGGGCGCGGACCATCCGTGGCTGGCGCAGGTGCCGGAGTCGCGGTACCTCAAGGCGGTGTTTTGCCGGGTGCTGGATTGA